One region of Triticum aestivum cultivar Chinese Spring chromosome 6B, IWGSC CS RefSeq v2.1, whole genome shotgun sequence genomic DNA includes:
- the LOC123133865 gene encoding anthocyanin 5-aromatic acyltransferase, with the protein MPPNRSGNMPPMVRTRSTTAVPLPAAGGAELPDPGRLVPLSPFDAFWVALPPVRRVFLFRSLPRVPFSDVVGTLRSSLAQVLPAFHPFAGELTYSPDSRALSIVLPDEREGCSCRGVTFVEAETDLDFERLVEEGSEHDQDALGQLVPNIRRDQLPAPVMAAQVTEFVGGGGGVALGVALHHTAADGRGIWRFLEMWAAAAAGGRVPAGSAALHDRRLVRFHGDEELAGLFLQQIAPNLPRIAPKQDPALDARRRLSRRTFTFAASAVRRLKQRLASAANIGTAPSTFAALAAHGWVSIARASGFADDAPVFAAFLADCRAYVSPPVPEAYAGNCVALCTASLSGSVLAGPDGPARALLAVREAVAEVKRDPLRDRARWWTKFTAIQPGRAVVLVGSPWFPAYGLDFGFGRPARVELASMNNDGEMVLVAGREAGSVQASVSIAAGKMQAFRDVFMAE; encoded by the exons ATGCCACCGAACAGATCGGGAAACATGCCGCCCATGGTGCGCACGAGGAGCACCACCGCCGTCCCCCTCCCCGCCGCTGGCGGCGCGGAGCTCCCGGACCCCGGCCGGCTCGTCCCGCTGTCCCCGTTCGACGCGTTCTGGGTGGCGCTGCCCCCAGTCCGCCGCGTCTTCCTCTTCCGGTCCCTGCCCCGCGTCCCGTTCTCTGACGTCGTCGGCACCCTCAGGTCCTCCCTCGCGCAAGTGCTCCCGGCCTTCCACCCCTTCGCCGGCGAGCTCACATACTCGCCGGACTCGCGCGCACTGTCGATCGTCCTCCCGGACGAGCGGGAGGGCTGCTCCTGCCGAGGCGTCACGTTCGTCGAGGCCGAGACGGACCTCGATTTCGAGCGGCTGGTCGAGGAGGGGTCGGAACACGACCAGGACGCTCTCGGACAGCTTGTCCCGAACATCCGCCGTGACCAGCTCCCGGCGCCCGTGATGGCCGCGCAG GTGACGGAgttcgtcggtggcggcggtggcgtggCACTGGGGGTGGCCTTGCACCATACGGCGGCGGACGGGCGCGGCATTTGGCGGTTCTTGGAGATgtgggcggcggcagcggccggtgGCCGGGTGCCCGCCGGGTCGGCTGCGCTGCATGACCGGAGGCTGGTGCGGTTCCACGGCGACGAGGAGCTCGCCGGGCTGTTCTTGCAGCAAATCGCCCCGAACTTGCCCAGG ATTGCTCCGAAGCAAGATCCCGCGCTCGACGCCCGGCGTCGCCTCAGCCGGCGAACCTTCACCTTCGCGGCGTCCGCGGTGCGGCGTCTCAAGCAGAGGCTTGCGTCCGCGGCGAACATCGGCACGGCGCCGTCCACCTTCGCCGCCCTGGCGGCGCACGGGTGGGTGTCCATCGCGCGCGCCAGCGGCTTCGCCGACGACGCCCCGGTGTTCGCCGCCTTCCTCGCGGACTGCCGCGCCTACGTGTCGCCCCCGGTGCCGGAAGCCTACGCCGGCAACTGCGTCGCGCTCTGCACGGCCTCGCTGAGTGGGTCGGTGCTCGCGGGGCCGGACGGGCCCGCCCGGGCGCTCCTGGCTGTCAGGGAGGCCGTCGCGGAGGTGAAGCGCGACCCGCTCCGCGACCGCGCCCGGTGGTGGACCAAGTTCACGGCCATCCAGCCCGGCCGCGCGGTCGTCCTGGTAGGGTCGCCGTGGTTCCCCGCGTACGGGCTGGACTTCGGGTTCGGGAGGCCGGCGAGGGTGGAGCTGGCGTCTATGAACAACGACGGCGAGATGGTGCTTGTCGCCGGGAGAGAGGCCGGCTCGGTGCAGGCATCCGTGTCGATTGCCGCGGGGAAGATGCAGGCATTCCGCGACGTGTTCATGGCTGAATG